In Paraflavitalea devenefica, the following are encoded in one genomic region:
- a CDS encoding VCBS repeat-containing protein has protein sequence MYSTKTSQASLLAALLIVVTSCQNHDTPKAVTDATPPLFTLMTPEQTGIGFSNTLSEGLNTNVLMYEYFYNGGGVAAGDVNGDGLTDLYFSGNMTDNKLYLNKGQLRFEEVTAAAGVAGRPGPWKTGVTTADVNGDGKLDIYVCYSGKLRGEKRRNELYINEGNDAQGKPRFSEQATQYGLADTAYSTQGYFFDFDRDGDLDMFLLNHNPNNLPVLDAARTAVILQAEDPTAGVRLFQNDQNHFTDITRKAGFHSSALTYGLGAGIADINGDGWEDVYVSNDYAVPDYLYINNGNGTFTDRLASSIGHNSQFSMGNDVADVNNDGLPDIFTLDMLPEDNRRQKLLFAPDNYEKFDLNIRSGFHYQYMRNMLQLNNGSRQSAVGSGQRGDVSFSEVGQLAGISNTDWSWAPLLADYDNDGWKDLFVTNGYLRDFTNMDFIKYMNDYVQSKGRLQREDVLDLVHKIPASNIMSYLFANNGDGNFTNKSRAWGIQKTSNSNGAVYADLDNDGDLDLVTNNINEPAFVYRNEGSAGHHYLQIKLQGARGNTQGIGAKVTLYTKGQQQYLEQMPSRGYLSTVSPVLHAGLGKETVIDSLRIVWLSGKQQVLKDIKADQVLTLSEQQAVDTYRQPAAPASLFTTVPSPVQRSYATNTINDFKRQPLLLNPLSFSGPCLVKGDVNGDGLEDVYAGGGSGQAAVLYLQQKNGQFKANQQTAFEADKNCEDADAAFLDANGDGLTDIYVVSGGYHSYAPDDALLQDRLYVNDGKGHFIKSADALPVMRVSKSCVRANDVNGDGFTDLFVGSRVIPGRYPEIPASYLLVNDGKGHFTDQISTIAPALQKAGMVTDAAWVDLNGDARKELVVTGEWMPVQVYTANNNKLQLSTQQYFDKDYHGWWNRLTVGDFNKDGKPDLLIGNLGLNTQCRASDKEPATLYYKDFDDNGSVDPIFCFYIQGKNYPYVTRDELLDQLSIMRTRFIDYKGYADATMESIFTKEELTGAKSMQANYLATAYFESGADGKFHIQPLPTQAQISPVYTITTLDYNKDGNDDLLLCGNINRARLRFGKYDANYGVLLRGDGKGHFTYVNQQESGFHVGGDVRSVLSINNQLLFGINQQPVQAYKIR, from the coding sequence TTGTATTCAACTAAAACTAGCCAGGCCAGTCTGCTGGCCGCCCTGCTGATCGTAGTAACCAGTTGCCAGAACCATGATACTCCCAAAGCGGTGACCGATGCTACGCCTCCCCTTTTTACGTTAATGACGCCGGAACAAACAGGTATTGGCTTCAGCAATACGCTTTCGGAAGGGTTGAACACGAATGTGTTGATGTACGAATATTTTTACAACGGTGGCGGTGTAGCTGCCGGTGATGTAAACGGGGATGGACTGACCGATCTTTATTTCTCCGGCAACATGACGGATAATAAATTGTACCTGAATAAAGGACAGCTACGATTTGAAGAGGTTACTGCTGCTGCCGGTGTGGCAGGAAGGCCCGGCCCCTGGAAGACCGGCGTAACGACCGCCGATGTGAATGGCGACGGCAAGCTGGATATTTATGTATGTTATTCCGGCAAGCTGCGGGGCGAGAAGAGAAGGAATGAGCTTTATATTAATGAGGGCAACGATGCGCAGGGAAAGCCTCGCTTCAGTGAGCAGGCAACGCAATATGGCCTGGCAGATACCGCCTACAGCACACAAGGTTATTTTTTTGATTTTGACCGGGATGGCGACCTGGATATGTTCCTGCTGAACCATAATCCCAATAACCTGCCTGTGCTGGATGCAGCCAGGACCGCTGTGATACTACAAGCAGAAGATCCCACTGCAGGCGTACGGCTGTTTCAAAATGATCAAAACCACTTTACAGATATTACGCGCAAAGCCGGGTTTCATAGCTCGGCCCTGACTTATGGACTGGGCGCCGGCATTGCTGATATTAATGGCGATGGATGGGAAGATGTGTATGTATCGAATGATTATGCCGTGCCGGATTATTTGTATATCAATAATGGCAATGGCACATTCACCGACCGGCTGGCCAGCAGTATCGGGCATAACAGCCAGTTCTCCATGGGCAATGATGTAGCCGATGTAAATAATGATGGCCTGCCTGATATTTTTACCCTTGATATGCTGCCGGAAGATAACCGCCGGCAGAAGTTGTTGTTTGCACCGGATAATTATGAAAAGTTTGACCTGAATATCCGGTCAGGGTTTCATTACCAGTATATGCGGAATATGCTGCAGTTGAATAACGGCAGTCGGCAATCGGCAGTCGGCAGTGGGCAGAGAGGAGATGTTAGTTTCAGTGAAGTAGGACAGTTGGCGGGGATATCGAATACAGACTGGAGCTGGGCGCCGCTGTTGGCTGATTATGATAATGATGGCTGGAAGGATTTGTTTGTAACCAACGGTTACCTGCGCGACTTTACCAATATGGACTTTATTAAGTACATGAATGATTATGTACAAAGCAAAGGCAGGCTGCAGCGGGAAGATGTGTTGGACCTGGTGCATAAGATACCGGCTTCCAATATCATGAGTTACCTGTTTGCCAATAATGGCGATGGTAATTTCACCAATAAGAGCCGGGCATGGGGCATACAAAAAACATCGAACAGTAATGGCGCTGTTTATGCCGACCTGGACAATGATGGCGACCTGGACCTGGTGACGAATAATATTAATGAACCGGCCTTTGTTTACCGCAATGAAGGAAGTGCCGGTCATCATTACCTGCAAATAAAACTGCAAGGCGCCCGCGGCAATACGCAGGGCATTGGCGCCAAAGTAACACTGTATACAAAAGGACAACAACAGTACCTGGAGCAGATGCCTTCCCGCGGTTATTTATCTACCGTATCGCCGGTATTGCATGCAGGCCTGGGCAAGGAAACGGTGATAGACTCCCTGCGCATTGTGTGGCTGAGCGGCAAACAACAAGTACTTAAGGATATTAAAGCAGATCAGGTGTTGACTTTATCAGAGCAGCAGGCTGTTGATACTTACCGGCAGCCAGCCGCTCCGGCTTCCCTGTTTACAACAGTGCCCTCTCCTGTTCAACGCAGTTATGCCACGAATACGATCAATGATTTTAAACGGCAGCCTTTGCTGTTAAATCCCTTATCCTTTAGCGGCCCCTGCCTGGTGAAAGGTGACGTCAATGGTGATGGCCTGGAAGATGTATATGCCGGCGGCGGCAGCGGACAAGCGGCTGTTTTATACCTGCAACAAAAGAATGGACAGTTTAAGGCGAACCAACAGACAGCTTTTGAAGCAGACAAGAACTGCGAAGATGCTGATGCCGCTTTCCTCGATGCTAATGGCGACGGCCTGACGGATATTTATGTTGTGAGTGGCGGATATCATAGTTATGCGCCGGACGATGCTTTGCTGCAGGACCGGTTGTATGTAAATGACGGCAAAGGGCATTTTATAAAAAGCGCCGATGCTTTACCTGTGATGCGTGTAAGCAAAAGTTGTGTACGGGCTAATGATGTGAATGGTGACGGCTTTACAGACCTGTTTGTAGGGAGCCGGGTAATACCGGGCCGGTACCCGGAAATACCTGCCAGCTATTTACTGGTGAATGATGGCAAAGGACATTTTACCGACCAGATCAGCACGATAGCACCCGCCTTACAAAAAGCAGGTATGGTAACAGATGCTGCCTGGGTAGACCTGAATGGCGACGCCAGGAAAGAACTTGTTGTAACCGGTGAATGGATGCCGGTGCAGGTGTATACGGCTAACAACAATAAACTGCAATTATCCACTCAACAATATTTTGACAAGGATTACCACGGCTGGTGGAACCGCCTGACAGTAGGCGATTTCAATAAGGATGGAAAGCCCGACCTGCTGATCGGTAACCTGGGCCTGAATACCCAATGCCGGGCAAGCGACAAAGAACCGGCCACCCTGTACTATAAAGATTTTGATGACAACGGATCGGTAGATCCCATTTTCTGCTTTTATATACAGGGGAAGAATTATCCTTATGTAACGCGTGATGAACTGCTGGACCAACTGAGCATTATGCGCACCCGCTTTATCGATTACAAGGGTTATGCAGACGCCACCATGGAAAGTATTTTCACGAAGGAAGAGTTAACCGGTGCTAAAAGTATGCAGGCCAATTACCTGGCCACTGCTTATTTTGAAAGCGGCGCCGATGGCAAATTCCATATACAGCCTCTTCCCACGCAGGCACAGATATCCCCGGTATACACGATCACTACACTGGATTATAACAAAGATGGTAATGATGACCTGCTGCTATGCGGTAATATTAACCGGGCCAGGCTGCGGTTTGGAAAGTACGACGCCAATTACGGCGTATTGCTGCGCGGCGATGGCAAGGGGCATTTTACGTATGTGAACCAGCAGGAATCAGGATTCCATGTAGGGGGCGATGTACGCAGTGTACTGTCCATTAACAATCAATTATTATTCGGGATCAACCAGCAACCCGTTCAAGCCTATAAAATCAGATAA
- a CDS encoding RagB/SusD family nutrient uptake outer membrane protein, which yields MKKLLKYITLPVFSGILLTGCKQEFLDTKPLDKASSADTWKDASLSEAFVTGIYSGLGQGGFDEQMLASLSDEAVFTHPNRGINVVNEGVLNPSNLGWVNVNYRWGKDGGKNDMYAKIRQANLALENLRTATFEDVNGLKTRLQGEAHFLRAFYYHQLVRYYGAVPIIDKSYKLDDDFSIARNTWDECVTFILKDCDSAITELKDRTMPDGKANEIGAMALKARMLLYAASDLHDIPTAKAKSATIAGFSKPELLGYPSGDRNARWKAAQDAAKAIMDKVPGRGYKLDLNAPVSLADGKLNYISLSMGGASKAPGLEDTKKEILFGRFFTSAREEGGMQIGLYNGPNGYHNWAGNSPIQQLVDDYEMMDGSKFDWTDAAQKAAPYKNRDPRFYATILYDGADWKPRDKASGNVDPASQIQTGRYDVGGGTMLAGLDTRSSSIENWNGSWSGYYMRKFIDPDPNLVDNNARQTVPWPFFRYTEIVFNYIEACIELGEETEAKNWLNKIRFRAGMPAITESGAALKARYQNERRVELAYEDHRYHDARRWMIAPTTLGRPITFISVVGNLKAGATAPSPYRYDESKYNYTYTPTAGSQESRKWDDKMYFRPIPLDEMNTNTKLVQNPGY from the coding sequence ATGAAGAAATTGCTTAAATACATTACGCTTCCTGTTTTTTCCGGCATCCTGTTAACAGGCTGTAAGCAGGAGTTTCTCGATACAAAGCCGCTCGACAAAGCATCGTCAGCCGATACCTGGAAAGATGCTTCATTGTCAGAAGCGTTTGTCACTGGCATATACTCTGGCCTCGGACAAGGCGGCTTTGACGAACAAATGCTGGCATCACTCAGCGACGAAGCTGTTTTCACACACCCTAACCGGGGCATCAATGTGGTCAATGAAGGCGTCCTTAACCCTTCCAACCTTGGTTGGGTAAACGTAAATTACCGTTGGGGTAAAGATGGCGGCAAGAACGATATGTATGCAAAGATCAGGCAGGCGAACCTCGCCCTGGAGAACCTGCGTACTGCTACTTTTGAAGATGTAAATGGTCTTAAGACAAGGTTACAGGGAGAAGCTCACTTTCTCCGCGCTTTCTACTACCATCAACTGGTGCGTTATTATGGAGCTGTGCCCATCATTGACAAGTCTTACAAATTGGATGATGATTTTTCCATCGCCCGCAATACCTGGGATGAGTGTGTAACCTTCATACTCAAAGATTGCGACAGTGCCATCACAGAGTTAAAAGACAGGACCATGCCCGACGGCAAAGCTAACGAGATCGGCGCCATGGCGCTGAAAGCACGTATGCTCCTGTATGCAGCCAGTGATTTGCACGATATTCCTACGGCCAAAGCCAAATCGGCCACCATCGCTGGTTTCTCTAAACCTGAGTTATTGGGTTATCCAAGCGGCGACCGCAATGCACGCTGGAAAGCTGCGCAAGATGCTGCAAAAGCCATCATGGATAAAGTGCCCGGCCGTGGGTATAAACTCGATCTCAATGCACCGGTATCTTTAGCAGATGGAAAGCTGAATTATATTTCCTTGTCGATGGGCGGCGCCAGCAAAGCACCGGGATTGGAAGACACCAAGAAAGAGATCCTCTTCGGCCGCTTCTTTACATCTGCCCGGGAAGAAGGCGGAATGCAGATTGGACTTTACAACGGCCCCAACGGATACCACAACTGGGCAGGTAATTCGCCCATCCAACAACTGGTGGATGATTATGAGATGATGGACGGATCTAAATTTGACTGGACCGATGCTGCTCAAAAAGCAGCGCCCTACAAAAACCGCGACCCGCGTTTTTATGCCACCATCCTGTACGATGGAGCTGATTGGAAACCACGCGACAAAGCATCCGGCAATGTAGACCCTGCCAGCCAGATCCAGACCGGCCGCTATGATGTGGGAGGCGGTACCATGCTGGCGGGACTTGACACCCGTTCCAGCTCCATTGAAAATTGGAACGGATCCTGGTCGGGTTATTATATGCGCAAATTCATTGATCCGGATCCCAACCTGGTGGATAACAATGCCAGACAAACCGTTCCCTGGCCTTTCTTCCGCTATACAGAAATTGTATTTAACTACATAGAAGCCTGTATTGAACTGGGAGAAGAGACAGAGGCAAAGAACTGGTTGAACAAGATCCGCTTCCGGGCAGGGATGCCGGCCATCACGGAAAGCGGAGCTGCTTTGAAAGCGCGCTACCAAAATGAAAGACGTGTGGAACTGGCTTACGAAGATCATCGGTACCACGATGCGCGGCGCTGGATGATTGCACCCACGACCCTGGGACGTCCAATTACATTCATAAGTGTAGTAGGCAACCTCAAGGCCGGCGCTACAGCTCCCAGTCCCTATCGCTATGACGAAAGCAAATACAATTATACATACACACCAACGGCAGGATCACAAGAGTCCAGGAAATGGGACGACAAAATGTACTTCCGCCCCATCCCGCTCGATGAAATGAACACCAACACAAAGCTGGTCCAGAACCCAGGGTATTAG
- a CDS encoding LytR/AlgR family response regulator transcription factor, which produces MHTPTISGNLLLLPHNAGIAIIDTATIVRIQAISNYSKLFFSDNKTLVVAKVLKWFEGKLDSHDFLRIHRTHLVNKHFIHQYTHGGSIQLRNGEYLEISKRRKALFLQSL; this is translated from the coding sequence ATGCATACACCCACCATTTCCGGCAACCTGCTGCTGTTACCGCACAATGCGGGAATAGCCATCATTGATACGGCCACCATCGTCCGCATCCAGGCCATCAGTAATTACAGCAAGCTCTTCTTTAGCGACAACAAAACACTGGTAGTGGCCAAAGTGCTCAAATGGTTTGAAGGCAAACTGGACAGTCATGATTTTTTGCGTATCCACCGCACCCACCTCGTCAATAAACACTTCATTCACCAATACACCCATGGTGGCAGCATACAACTCAGGAATGGCGAATACCTTGAAATATCCAAACGCAGGAAGGCCTTGTTCCTGCAAAGTCTTTAG
- a CDS encoding vanadium-dependent haloperoxidase, with protein sequence MLFNLTVALLFCLSACRQAPQPLPPLATGDISRVITQMTEVMIHDITNPPLASRFFSYACLSGYEVLVQNDSSFRSMHGVINGYPRLQKPDSLQGYHVEVSALLAMMETAKKMQPSGKMMDAYEQRFLDSCKKAGYPTEVLEASLSYASWVSKKVLAYAKADRYNKISNYPRYTPVNKPGYWFPTAPAYMAAVEPYFNTVRPFALDTCSQFIPPPPIAYATKKDSPFYELMLRNYTVTQDMPKEYRAIAAFWDCNPFAVQDDGHLILGLKKISPGAHWLGITGIACQQAKKNFREGMQIYTMVSMGLMDGFISCWDEKFRSNRVRPETVIRELVDPHWQPLLQTPPFPEYLSGHSVISTASATILSHYFGDQFAYTDSVEVSYGLPARHFTSFRQAAEEAAISRFYGGIHFMDAIEQGMVQGKKVGEQLIKKVTGSKEEVAKSAKE encoded by the coding sequence ATGCTCTTCAACCTAACTGTTGCCCTGCTGTTCTGTTTATCTGCTTGCCGGCAGGCGCCTCAGCCATTGCCGCCACTGGCCACAGGGGATATCAGCCGGGTGATCACCCAAATGACGGAAGTGATGATCCATGATATTACGAACCCGCCGCTGGCTTCACGCTTTTTCTCTTATGCCTGCTTGTCGGGCTACGAAGTACTGGTGCAAAATGACAGTTCTTTTAGAAGCATGCATGGCGTCATAAACGGTTACCCGCGTTTGCAAAAACCAGACTCCCTGCAAGGCTATCATGTGGAAGTAAGTGCTTTGCTGGCCATGATGGAAACAGCCAAGAAGATGCAACCTTCCGGCAAAATGATGGATGCGTATGAACAACGGTTCCTGGACTCCTGCAAAAAAGCAGGTTATCCCACAGAAGTATTGGAAGCATCATTGTCTTATGCTTCCTGGGTTAGTAAAAAAGTCCTGGCCTATGCAAAAGCAGACCGCTATAATAAGATCAGCAATTACCCGCGGTATACACCGGTAAATAAACCCGGCTACTGGTTTCCCACGGCACCGGCCTATATGGCTGCCGTAGAGCCTTATTTTAATACCGTGCGGCCATTTGCCCTTGATACCTGCTCACAGTTTATACCGCCTCCACCAATTGCTTATGCTACCAAAAAAGATTCTCCCTTTTATGAACTGATGCTGCGCAATTACACGGTTACACAGGATATGCCGAAGGAATACCGCGCCATCGCTGCTTTCTGGGATTGCAATCCCTTCGCCGTGCAGGATGACGGTCACCTGATACTGGGTTTGAAGAAGATCTCTCCCGGCGCCCACTGGCTGGGCATTACCGGTATAGCCTGCCAACAGGCCAAAAAGAATTTCCGGGAAGGCATGCAGATCTATACGATGGTATCCATGGGTTTGATGGATGGCTTTATCAGTTGCTGGGATGAGAAATTCCGGAGTAACCGGGTACGGCCTGAAACCGTTATCCGTGAACTGGTAGACCCTCACTGGCAGCCCCTATTGCAAACACCTCCCTTCCCGGAGTACCTGAGCGGCCACTCTGTGATATCAACTGCTTCGGCCACGATCCTCTCCCACTATTTTGGTGATCAGTTTGCTTATACCGACAGTGTGGAGGTTTCGTATGGATTGCCTGCCCGCCATTTTACTTCTTTCCGCCAGGCTGCCGAAGAAGCGGCTATCAGCCGTTTTTATGGCGGCATCCATTTTATGGATGCCATTGAGCAGGGGATGGTTCAGGGGAAGAAGGTTGGGGAGCAGTTGATCAAGAAGGTAACGGGTAGTAAAGAAGAAGTGGCGAAGTCTGCTAAAGAATGA
- a CDS encoding TonB-dependent receptor gives MKKQRLVALTAFAMRIAFIQIFLVSFLTSMAYDHHADAQGILDKVVTVSVDKGQLKEVFSSLKDQTGARFVFSSKTIEASRKVSIKAKEKKLSEVLQELLAPFGINYKIIKDRIVLYKTKPVGALNGSSADGQEFLVSILTADKEIKGQITDDKGVPLSGVSVVVKGTTKGVNTDVSGAFTLNVPDDATTLVISSIGYQQQEVDITGKNTVSIALTPVSGQLSDVVVVGYGTQKKVTVTGAVAQVKGSDLAKSPAVNLSNALAGRLPGVTAIQATGEPGYDGSTIRIRGSNTPNNSGALIVIDGVPDRAGGLERLNPSDIESMSVLKDAAAAIYGSRGGNGVILITTKRGKTGKPVLSYDFNQGWAQPTRIPKMTDAVEYANLVNELNIFDVKPEDLPASQWKDAWTAFKTTGTYTTPAGKVYNATYSPEVIQKHGDGSDIWRYPNTDWFKTTLKNWSPQTRHNLQVSGGTDAVKYLASIGYSNQDGYYKNSATGYKQYDMRLNLDAKINKYINTSIGLTAREEFRFFPTKGAQPIFRMLMRGKPTEPEVWPNGLPGPDIENGENPIVITTNATGYDKDKRDYFQTNGRVEIIIPGIQGLKVTGFASLDKYMRRTKRWETPWSLYNWDKKSFEADGVTPKLQKSVRSTFTDPRLTESEEDQLNITLNAFVNYDRSFGDHTINLLAAINRETIDNQNFNAFRRNYISPTIDQLFAGGDDALKNNNGGAFERARLSYFGRVNYNFQEKYIAEFLWRYDGSYMFPKEDRWGFFPGVLVGWRISEENFMKTNGFFDNLKLRASWGQMGNDNIIFNGALQEYRFLSLYDFGTYVAGNSVLKTLRESSVPNPAYTWEVANNSNIGLEGSVLQNRLSFEFDYFYNVRSKILMANEAQVPASAGMELPPQNLGKVKNKGFEFLVSYSDKIGKDFKYTVSINGGYAKNEVVKLPETPGLKPHQLSKGHTFGTNGAAFLVYEYDGVFYDQAEIDKNTIDYSAAVKTLRPGDMKFKDVDGNGKIDADDRVRLDKNRDPLFTGGMNLNMQYKGFDCTILFQGAAGGLLFWGTESGAIGNFLQYSYDHRWSIDKPSRTDPRLANRGNTYYASNPFGVNTYWLRNSDYLRLKNVEVGYNFSNKLSQKVGISNLRVYANGINLITFDKMKIWDPESTSGSGQYYPQSRIINVGARVTF, from the coding sequence ATGAAAAAACAACGACTTGTTGCTTTAACTGCCTTTGCAATGAGAATAGCGTTTATACAAATTTTCCTGGTCTCTTTTCTGACTTCGATGGCCTATGACCATCATGCCGATGCACAAGGCATACTGGACAAAGTAGTCACAGTGTCGGTAGATAAAGGGCAATTGAAAGAGGTTTTCTCTTCCCTGAAAGACCAAACAGGAGCAAGATTTGTATTTAGCTCCAAAACGATTGAAGCGAGCCGTAAGGTTTCGATCAAAGCGAAAGAGAAAAAACTGAGTGAAGTATTACAGGAATTACTGGCGCCCTTTGGTATCAATTACAAGATTATCAAGGACCGCATCGTATTGTACAAAACCAAACCGGTAGGCGCCCTGAATGGGTCCTCAGCCGACGGACAGGAATTCCTGGTGAGTATTTTAACCGCTGATAAAGAGATAAAAGGCCAGATCACCGACGATAAAGGCGTTCCTTTATCAGGGGTGAGCGTGGTCGTAAAGGGTACCACCAAGGGGGTGAATACCGATGTTTCGGGCGCTTTCACCCTGAATGTACCGGATGATGCCACCACCCTGGTGATCTCCTCTATTGGTTACCAGCAACAGGAGGTAGATATTACCGGCAAAAACACGGTCAGTATTGCGCTGACGCCGGTATCGGGTCAACTGAGCGATGTGGTGGTGGTAGGTTATGGTACCCAAAAGAAGGTAACTGTAACAGGAGCGGTGGCCCAGGTAAAAGGTTCTGACCTGGCCAAGTCGCCCGCTGTAAACCTTTCGAATGCGCTGGCAGGCCGCCTGCCAGGCGTTACTGCCATCCAGGCAACCGGCGAACCCGGCTATGATGGTTCTACCATCCGTATCCGCGGTTCCAATACCCCCAACAACAGTGGCGCCTTGATCGTGATCGACGGCGTGCCCGACAGAGCGGGTGGTCTTGAGCGATTGAATCCTTCTGATATTGAAAGCATGTCTGTATTGAAAGATGCGGCAGCTGCGATATATGGCTCCCGTGGTGGCAACGGTGTAATTCTCATCACTACCAAGCGTGGTAAAACCGGCAAGCCGGTGCTTTCATACGACTTCAACCAAGGCTGGGCGCAACCTACCCGGATACCTAAAATGACGGACGCCGTTGAATATGCCAACCTGGTGAATGAACTGAACATATTTGATGTAAAGCCCGAAGATCTTCCGGCATCACAGTGGAAAGATGCCTGGACTGCCTTTAAAACAACCGGCACTTATACCACACCCGCTGGCAAAGTATATAACGCGACTTATTCACCCGAAGTGATACAAAAGCATGGCGACGGTTCTGATATCTGGAGATATCCCAATACAGATTGGTTCAAGACCACATTGAAGAACTGGTCGCCCCAAACAAGGCATAACCTGCAGGTATCGGGTGGTACCGATGCTGTAAAATACCTGGCATCGATTGGCTACAGCAACCAGGATGGCTACTATAAGAATTCGGCCACCGGTTACAAGCAATACGACATGCGTTTGAACCTCGATGCCAAGATTAACAAGTACATCAATACCAGCATTGGGTTAACGGCCCGTGAAGAATTCCGCTTCTTCCCCACCAAAGGCGCCCAACCCATCTTCCGCATGTTGATGCGCGGCAAACCCACCGAGCCGGAAGTATGGCCCAATGGTCTTCCCGGACCCGATATCGAGAACGGCGAAAACCCCATCGTGATCACCACCAACGCTACAGGGTACGACAAAGACAAAAGGGATTACTTTCAAACAAACGGCAGGGTGGAGATCATCATTCCTGGCATACAAGGGCTAAAAGTGACAGGCTTTGCCTCTTTGGATAAATACATGCGTCGCACCAAACGATGGGAAACCCCCTGGTCTTTGTATAACTGGGATAAGAAATCGTTTGAAGCAGATGGTGTAACGCCAAAGCTCCAAAAATCCGTGCGCTCCACCTTCACCGATCCCAGGTTGACGGAGTCTGAAGAAGACCAGTTGAACATAACCCTTAATGCGTTTGTGAACTACGACCGCAGTTTTGGAGATCATACCATCAACCTGCTCGCAGCCATAAACAGGGAAACGATCGACAACCAGAATTTCAACGCATTCCGCAGAAACTATATCTCACCTACTATTGATCAGTTATTTGCAGGAGGCGATGATGCCTTGAAAAACAACAATGGCGGCGCATTTGAGCGCGCACGTTTGAGCTACTTCGGCCGGGTCAATTACAACTTCCAGGAAAAATACATCGCCGAGTTCCTCTGGCGTTATGACGGATCGTATATGTTCCCCAAAGAAGACCGCTGGGGTTTCTTCCCGGGTGTGCTCGTGGGATGGCGCATATCGGAAGAAAACTTCATGAAGACCAATGGCTTTTTCGACAACCTGAAACTGCGTGCATCCTGGGGACAGATGGGTAATGACAACATCATCTTCAACGGCGCTTTACAGGAATACAGGTTCCTTTCTTTATACGATTTTGGCACCTATGTAGCAGGCAACAGCGTGTTGAAAACCCTGCGCGAAAGCAGCGTACCTAATCCGGCATACACCTGGGAGGTGGCCAATAACTCCAATATCGGTTTGGAAGGATCGGTATTGCAAAACAGGTTGAGCTTCGAATTCGATTATTTCTACAACGTACGTAGCAAGATCCTGATGGCCAATGAAGCCCAGGTGCCTGCATCCGCCGGTATGGAGCTGCCTCCCCAGAACCTCGGCAAAGTTAAGAACAAGGGTTTCGAATTCCTGGTCAGCTATAGCGATAAGATCGGTAAAGATTTCAAGTACACAGTGAGCATCAATGGCGGCTATGCCAAAAATGAAGTGGTGAAACTTCCTGAAACACCAGGATTGAAACCACACCAGCTTTCCAAAGGACATACCTTCGGCACCAATGGCGCCGCCTTCCTGGTGTATGAATACGATGGCGTATTCTATGATCAGGCCGAAATAGACAAAAACACCATTGATTACAGTGCCGCTGTTAAAACTCTGCGTCCTGGCGACATGAAGTTCAAAGATGTGGATGGCAACGGCAAGATCGATGCCGATGACCGCGTACGTCTCGACAAGAACCGCGACCCCCTGTTTACAGGTGGCATGAACCTCAACATGCAATACAAAGGATTTGATTGCACCATCCTCTTCCAGGGAGCCGCAGGCGGATTACTCTTCTGGGGAACAGAGTCGGGCGCAATTGGCAACTTCCTGCAATACTCTTACGACCACCGCTGGTCGATCGATAAGCCCAGCAGGACAGACCCTCGCCTGGCAAACCGTGGAAACACGTACTACGCAAGCAATCCGTTTGGCGTTAACACTTATTGGCTTCGCAACAGCGATTACCTGCGGCTTAAGAACGTAGAAGTAGGTTACAACTTCTCCAACAAGCTCAGTCAGAAGGTTGGCATCAGCAACCTGCGCGTTTATGCAAACGGCATCAACCTGATCACCTTCGATAAAATGAAGATCTGGGATCCGGAGTCCACCAGTGGTAGTGGCCAATATTATCCGCAGTCAAGGATCATCAATGTAGGCGCAAGAGTAACCTTTTAA